TATTGCCATTGTACGTGAGAAGGTCAAGGACTTTGCGAGAGTACAACTCAGTCACCCTACAGGGGTTGATAAGTCATACTTCGAGAAATACCCATGCCCACCGTTCAAGATCATTATCCTTGATGAAGCAGATAGCATGACCCAGGATGCTCAATCTGCTCTTCGACGCACAATGGAAACCTACAGCAAGATCACACGTTTCTGTCTTGTTTGCAACTACGTCACTCGAATTATTGAACCACTGGCCAGTCGATGCAGCAAGTTCCGTTTCAAACCGCTGGATAACTCGGCTGCAGGTGACAGACTTGCACAAATTGCGAAATTGGAGAACCTGGAGTTGGAGGATGGTGTCGTTGACAAACTGATTCAGTGCAGTGATGGTGACTTGCGACGCGCGATCACATACATGCAAAGTGGAGCTAGGCTAGTAGGAGCCACTGGGAACAGCGGTAGACAGGATGGAGGGGAAGACGCTGAGATGACAGATGCTAGCTCACAAGTGATTACTGTGAGGATGGTAGAGGAGATTGCTGGCGTGATCCCAGAGAGTGTTCTAGACCAGTTGGTTCAAGCTATGCAACCAAAGAAGATCGGTTCCTCCTACGAGGCCGTCTCGAAGGTAACTACGGATATTGTTGCGGATGGGTGGAGTGCGACGCAGCTGCTTGCACAGGTATGTTCTTGTATGAGCTTTTCGACAATGCGATGCTGACAACGGGCAAGCTTTACCGCCGAGTTGTTTACAATGACGCCATCCCTGATATTCAAAAGAACAAGATCGTCATGGTTTTCTCCGAGATGGACAAGCGCTTGGTCGACGGTGCAGATGAACATCTGTCAATCTTGGACGTGGCTCTGAAGATCTCTGGTATTTTGGGCGGTGCCTAGTGGCCAGACTGGTACATGAGATACTATCTCAATGGCCAATCATTTGTATATGTACGAGAATATCTCCCGCGGATCTACTCTAATCACACTATCCGACAGTAGACCTCTGTCGGATTCCCTCATTCGAGCTTATGGCCCCAAGCGAACGGTGGATTCGAGCTGTGAAGCCACCAGCGCACGGGCGCAACGGAATATGGCTCATCCTGATGGTTTCAGCCGGACAGGTTTCCGCTGCTGAATGAGTAGCGCGGCCACCATCGATTCTGTTCTCTGGCGCGAAGACCGAAGGATTATGACTGTACGAGGTTTCATGAGATGGAGGAAGGGATTGTCAACTGGTAGCCTATGCCaaactaatatatatgaACATCCATCCACCTTCTTGCACTTGTTCTGGAATGTCCATGATTACGTAGGAGGCGAAGGGTGTGCCTGAGTCGAGAACCACGTGCGGCCCCGCTCGCCGTTCTCTCCGAAGCGTCACCGGAAAGTGAGCCAAGCATTCAACGGTTTTGGAATGACTCTTTTTGTGTCAAACTTTTTGTAAACTCTGTTCGCAGCCCTTGAAATATCCCTTTCCTGCAGAAGACTAGAATTGCTAGACTAGACATTCCAGACCACCTTTCAGAAGTTCTTCAAACATACCCCGCAATGGCAGAATCACCCCGCTATTTGACCGGAGACGGTGAAGGAATCCGCGAGTTCATAGACAAGTTCGACGTGAGTATTGACTCTATACATaatttttccctttgttGTTTTGCTCCTTCACAAATAGGGAGTGCAAAAGTAACTGATAATTTACTTCAGGTCTTCCTCTTTGACTGCGATGGTTGGTATCCCGAACCTTCAGTTTCGCATTCTTTCCGACCCCGCGATGCCTCGAAATCTAGCCCAATGTGATAACAATACTGAAAAATAACCGTTGGTACAGGCGTCCTCTGGTCTGGTGACCATATCTTCCCCGGAACAAACGAGACACTGGAGCTGTTGAGAAGCAGAGGTACGCACCCGCCGGCCGATACGCAGTAAGATACATTTGCGCGCAAAGACTGAACTGCAATTGTCGCAACCAGGAAAGCAAGTCGTGTTCGTCACGAACAACAGCACCAAGTCGCGCGCCGATTACCAGAAGAAACTCGACTCCCTCGGCATCCCAAGCACAACGGTAAACATCAGCCACACCCGGAAGTCCAACCACAAAGCAGACGATGGCTgacaacaaggaaaggaagagatcttctcctcctcatacAGCGCCTCAATCTACATCTCCCGCATTCTCCAGCTCCCCGAGAACAAGCGCAAGGTCTTCGTGTTGGGAGAAACCGGTATCGAGCAGGAGCTGCGCTCGGAGAATGTCCCTTTCATCGGTGGTACTGATCCTGCGTACCGTCGGGACATAACGCCTGAGGATTATAAGCGCATTGCTGCCGGGGATCCGGAGTTGCTGGATCCCGAAGTCGGAGTGGTCTTGGTGGGACTGGACTTCCATATCAATTACCTCAAGCTGTCTTTGGCGTTCCACTATGTACGTCGGGGTGCTGTTTTCCTGGCGACGAATATCGACTCTACTCTCCCGAACTCGGGGACCTTCTTCCCTGGTGCTGGCTCTGTGAGTGCACCTTTGATCATGGCCTTGGGCAAGGAGCCGGTCTCGTTGGGTAAGCCCAATCAGGCGATGATGGATGCCATCGAGGGGAAATTTAGGTTTGACCGGAACCGTGCGTGCATGGTTGGTGACCGTGCGAACACTGATATTCGGTTCGGCCTGGAAGGGAAGCTTGGAGGTACACTGGGTGTCCTTACTGGTGTCAGTAGTAAGGAGGATTTCGAGACAGGGCCTACTAGGCCTCTGGCGTATCTGGACAAGCTTTCGGATCTCTTGGGATCAAACTGATGATAGATTAAAGTTAGAGTACTAGATAAGAGAGCGAGGGATATACATTGTCGATAGAAATAGTTAGGAAAACATATAGATAGGTACATAGAAGCTGGTTCGCCTACAGGCGAAGAAGCTATAGAGCTTCATCAAAATCTTGTGCCCAGTTTTCGGAGCAGTTATCTTCAAATAAGATCACGGCTGCGACCCATCATTGTCGCCTGGAGTCTCGCCAGCCGAGTCATGCCTGAGAAATCCCTTCAGCTTCCATAACGACAGCATCGCGTTAACCGTGATCTTGTCATTCGGCCTAAAATACAAAGCTGGACTCTCGAAGCGCGGATCATAACCCCGAATCTCCTCTAACTCCTTCTCGGAGAAAAGCTGCGCAAGTTCAAACACAGGTACTTTGGATGGGAGATGCGGCAACGCAAGATATTCAGGGAGTGTCCCCACAGCATTGAATGTTGCTTTATCTTGTGAGACTAATTCGATCACCCCAGTCTGGCTGTTAATGAGAGTGCCCATAACCAACACCGCACCGCATTCCATGCGCGTGAAGGGCTCCACCCTCTTTAACTCTTCCAGAATAGCTGCCTCGGAATACTCATTGAGGTCAATAGCCGTCCAGACGCGGTTAGTAGCATCCAATCTTTTATACTTATTACAGGCCTTTTTAAGTTTCTTGACCACATCCGCCCTCATTCTTGACAGCACAAAGTCAGGCATATCTTCCCGCCAGATGAtctgtttctcttccttAATAGTAAAAGGCCCGTGAGGATGTTTCCACCGATAGGGGAATAGGCGCGCAACAGGCGACCTCGTCCCGTACACGTGCGACGCCAAAAGCGAATTCATTCTTTTCAACAGCGGGAGACGGTCCACGAGTCGTATCGCAAGGTGCCGTATGCTCTTGTCCATAAAAGCCACCGGCAGAGCTTTAGGGTCGCCGTGTCGCAACGATTTATTTTTGGCGGCAGCAGCGGCCACTTCCTGTCTCAGTAGCCCAAGGGGCATGAACCATAGGCCTCCGGACCCGGGCCGTTTAAGCATCCCCCAGTCGCTCA
This Aspergillus flavus chromosome 1, complete sequence DNA region includes the following protein-coding sequences:
- a CDS encoding P-loop containing nucleoside triphosphate hydrolase protein, with amino-acid sequence MAANFFSNKARAAAAAASSGSKQKPTDGKEEHAQQQPWVEKYRPKTLDDVAAQDHTTNVLQRTLQASNLPHMLFYGPPGTGKTSTILALAKSLFGPALYRSRILELNASDERGIAIVREKVKDFARVQLSHPTGVDKSYFEKYPCPPFKIIILDEADSMTQDAQSALRRTMETYSKITRFCLVCNYVTRIIEPLASRCSKFRFKPLDNSAAGDRLAQIAKLENLELEDGVVDKLIQCSDGDLRRAITYMQSGARLVGATGNSGRQDGGEDAEMTDASSQVITVRMVEEIAGVIPESVLDQLVQAMQPKKIGSSYEAVSKVTTDIVADGWSATQLLAQLYRRVVYNDAIPDIQKNKIVMVFSEMDKRLVDGADEHLSILDVALKISGILGGA
- a CDS encoding HAD-like domain-containing protein; translated protein: MAESPRYLTGDGEGIREFIDKFDVFLFDCDGVLWSGDHIFPGTNETLELLRSRGKQVVFVTNNSTKSRADYQKKLDSLGIPSTTEEIFSSSYSASIYISRILQLPENKRKVFVLGETGIEQELRSENVPFIGGTDPAYRRDITPEDYKRIAAGDPELLDPEVGVVLVGLDFHINYLKLSLAFHYVRRGAVFLATNIDSTLPNSGTFFPGAGSVSAPLIMALGKEPVSLGKPNQAMMDAIEGKFRFDRNRACMVGDRANTDIRFGLEGKLGGTLGVLTGVSSKEDFETGPTRPLAYLDKLSDLLGSN